The Oikeobacillus pervagus genome includes a window with the following:
- a CDS encoding bifunctional 3-deoxy-7-phosphoheptulonate synthase/chorismate mutase: MSNRGLEELRNSVDEINLKLLDLINERASLVQEIGRVKEKQGVNRYEPVRERDMLNLIIDHNDGPFENSTIEHLFKEIFKAGLELQKDDHRKALLVSRKKKPEDTIVNIKGEKVGNGTPTFVFGPCAVESYDQVAQVAQTIKDKGLKLIRGGAYKPRTSPYDFQGLGVEGLKILKQVAKEFDLAVVSEIVNPAHIEKALDYIDVIQIGARNMHNFELLKAAGAVNKPVLLKRGLAATIEEFINAAEYIISQGNDQIILCERGIRTYERATRNTLDISAVPILKQETHLPVFVDVTHSTGRRDLLLPTAKAALAIGADGVMAEVHPDPAVALSDSAQQMNLKQFDEFYNEIQKFMPVRA; the protein is encoded by the coding sequence ATGAGTAACCGAGGGCTTGAGGAATTAAGAAACTCAGTAGATGAAATCAATCTTAAGCTGCTTGACTTAATAAATGAGCGTGCAAGTCTTGTACAAGAAATTGGACGTGTGAAAGAAAAGCAAGGTGTCAATCGATATGAACCTGTTCGGGAAAGAGATATGCTTAACTTAATTATTGATCATAACGATGGTCCTTTCGAGAATTCAACTATAGAGCATCTTTTTAAGGAAATTTTTAAAGCTGGTTTAGAATTACAGAAGGATGATCACCGAAAAGCTTTACTTGTTTCTCGTAAAAAGAAACCTGAAGACACGATTGTCAACATTAAAGGTGAAAAGGTTGGAAATGGTACACCAACCTTCGTATTCGGACCATGTGCTGTTGAATCATATGACCAAGTGGCTCAGGTAGCTCAAACTATTAAAGATAAGGGCTTAAAATTGATCCGCGGTGGAGCTTATAAACCACGTACATCTCCTTATGATTTCCAAGGGCTAGGTGTGGAAGGTCTTAAGATTTTAAAACAAGTAGCTAAAGAATTTGATCTAGCTGTTGTGAGTGAAATTGTAAACCCTGCTCATATCGAAAAAGCACTTGATTATATTGATGTTATTCAAATCGGTGCTCGTAATATGCATAACTTTGAATTATTAAAAGCCGCTGGCGCTGTGAATAAACCGGTATTATTAAAGCGTGGATTAGCTGCAACAATCGAAGAATTTATTAATGCTGCGGAATATATTATCTCTCAAGGAAATGATCAAATTATCCTTTGTGAACGAGGAATTCGTACGTATGAAAGAGCTACTCGAAATACATTAGATATTTCTGCTGTACCAATCTTAAAACAAGAAACACATTTACCTGTATTTGTTGATGTTACCCATTCAACTGGACGCCGTGATCTATTGTTACCTACAGCTAAAGCTGCTTTAGCTATTGGAGCTGACGGAGTGATGGCAGAGGTGCATCCAGATCCAGCTGTTGCCTTATCAGATTCAGCTCAACAAATGAACTTAAAGCAATTTGATGAATTTTATAATGAAATTCAAAAGTTTATGCCAGTAAGAGCTTAG
- a CDS encoding cell division protein FtsA: MQPQEKIFALDIGTRSVVGIILEVDGESYHVIDIAMKEHDKRAMLDGQIHDILSVSKLITEIKEILEEKHGPLHRVCVAAAGRALRTETATKTISIKGKPIITKDDILHLELSAVQKAQSQAASKDQSDRHYHYYCVGYSVLYYRLDGEKIGSLIDQQGEEASVEIIATFLPRVVVESLIAALNRSQLEMEALTLEPIAAINILIPPSMRRLNVALVDIGAGTSDIAMTNHNTIIAYGMVPIAGDEITESLSDEYLLDFPVAENVKRNLITDEEITITDILGFDSTIPRKEVIQKISPAIDKLTDAIATEILKLNNGQPPKAVMLVGGGSLTPELPKRLSEKLQLPSNRVAIRGSDAIQSLTIHPEITHAPTLVTPVGIAIAARKAPVHYKTIYLNEEPVRLFELKDLTVGDGLLASGIKVNKLYGKPGAAIMTTVNGQLITIPGQYGQPPTLLKNGNACQIDDPIKDGDQIIVKKGEDGKDAAVKIKDLINDPERIDVFLNEKKVEIPLMIMKNGEIVEHNDWVIDGDIIETSFLTVQELFIQEKKEHWLKELKPFFIHLNQKKTFFPTFSAKLMINNKRGEITHPLQHGDQIEFYEMIHLTVQNIAELKKYKLKQSIPITFNGKNITITKNITEFYRNKQKLTEQDLVHMEDKITVRTEKFDSFIFQDVFRHVEVNMPENAKGTFILLKNNVEATFYDPIQAGDHLEILWPLATKKTIKKTANGKSTLPLLLLFLAISLHFTFAFNYCW, encoded by the coding sequence TTGCAACCTCAAGAAAAGATCTTTGCCCTTGATATTGGGACACGTTCTGTCGTAGGCATTATATTAGAAGTGGATGGTGAAAGTTACCATGTTATTGATATAGCGATGAAAGAACATGATAAGCGCGCAATGCTTGATGGTCAAATCCATGATATTCTTTCTGTTTCAAAATTAATTACTGAGATTAAAGAAATATTGGAAGAAAAACACGGTCCACTTCATAGGGTCTGCGTTGCTGCTGCAGGTCGAGCATTACGAACAGAAACCGCAACGAAAACCATCTCCATTAAAGGAAAGCCAATCATCACAAAGGATGACATTCTTCACTTGGAGCTTTCTGCCGTTCAAAAAGCCCAATCTCAAGCAGCTAGTAAAGATCAATCAGATCGGCATTATCATTATTATTGTGTCGGATATTCTGTTCTTTACTATCGGTTAGATGGTGAGAAGATTGGTAGTTTAATTGATCAACAAGGAGAGGAAGCTTCTGTTGAAATTATTGCAACTTTCCTTCCACGTGTTGTTGTTGAATCCTTAATTGCTGCATTAAATCGTTCACAATTAGAGATGGAGGCACTTACATTAGAGCCGATTGCTGCGATTAATATCTTAATCCCCCCCTCCATGCGTCGTTTAAATGTCGCTTTAGTGGATATTGGAGCTGGGACGTCTGATATCGCGATGACCAATCATAATACGATTATCGCCTATGGAATGGTCCCCATTGCGGGAGACGAAATTACTGAAAGCCTAAGTGATGAGTATCTACTCGATTTTCCAGTAGCTGAAAATGTTAAAAGAAATTTAATAACCGATGAAGAAATCACCATCACGGACATATTAGGATTTGACAGTACGATTCCACGAAAGGAAGTCATCCAAAAAATAAGTCCTGCCATTGATAAATTAACGGATGCTATTGCGACAGAAATATTGAAACTGAATAACGGCCAACCTCCTAAAGCAGTCATGCTTGTGGGTGGGGGAAGTTTAACACCTGAATTACCAAAACGGCTTAGCGAAAAACTCCAATTACCTTCGAATCGTGTAGCCATTCGAGGATCAGATGCTATCCAAAGTTTAACGATTCACCCGGAAATAACTCATGCACCTACTCTAGTTACACCGGTCGGCATTGCCATTGCAGCACGAAAGGCACCCGTTCACTATAAAACGATTTACTTAAATGAAGAACCTGTTCGGCTGTTCGAATTGAAGGATTTAACAGTCGGGGATGGCTTGCTCGCATCCGGAATAAAGGTGAACAAACTTTATGGAAAACCAGGCGCAGCCATTATGACTACAGTCAACGGGCAATTGATCACCATTCCTGGTCAATATGGGCAGCCACCTACTTTGTTAAAAAACGGGAATGCTTGCCAAATAGATGACCCCATAAAAGACGGCGATCAGATTATCGTGAAAAAAGGGGAAGACGGGAAAGATGCTGCTGTTAAAATAAAAGATTTAATTAATGATCCTGAACGAATAGATGTCTTCTTAAATGAGAAAAAAGTAGAAATCCCTTTAATGATAATGAAAAACGGTGAAATAGTTGAACATAATGATTGGGTGATCGATGGGGATATAATTGAAACGAGTTTTTTAACAGTTCAAGAACTCTTTATCCAAGAAAAGAAAGAACATTGGTTGAAAGAGCTAAAACCTTTTTTTATTCATCTAAACCAGAAAAAGACCTTCTTTCCAACGTTTTCAGCCAAATTAATGATTAACAACAAAAGAGGAGAGATTACACATCCACTTCAGCATGGAGATCAAATCGAATTTTATGAAATGATTCATCTTACAGTTCAAAATATTGCAGAGCTGAAAAAATACAAATTGAAACAGTCCATTCCGATTACATTTAACGGCAAGAACATTACCATAACGAAGAACATTACAGAGTTTTACCGAAATAAGCAAAAATTAACCGAGCAGGACCTCGTTCATATGGAAGATAAAATTACGGTTCGAACTGAAAAATTCGATTCCTTTATTTTTCAAGATGTGTTTCGCCATGTTGAAGTGAATATGCCTGAAAATGCAAAAGGAACATTTATATTATTAAAGAATAATGTAGAAGCGACCTTTTACGATCCTATTCAAGCTGGTGATCATTTAGAAATCCTTTGGCCATTAGCGACAAAAAAAACGATAAAAAAAACGGCAAATGGAAAATCCACTTTGCCGCTTTTATTATTATTTCTAGCCATATCTCTTCATTTTACATTTGCTTTTAATTATTGCTGGTAA